One genomic segment of Ignavibacteriota bacterium includes these proteins:
- a CDS encoding Lrp/AsnC family transcriptional regulator, translating to MLDAIDIKILNTLQREGRTKRNVIAEQVNLSLPSLSERLKKLEEKGIIEGYYAKLNKKQFGFDLMAFITVYMKSSKKFHDLEEHVSQTPEILECHAILGEGSHLLKVILKGTDDLERLLAQIQSWPGVVRTVTSFVLSTVKETTIINI from the coding sequence ATGTTAGATGCAATAGACATTAAAATTTTAAACACCCTTCAGAGAGAAGGAAGAACAAAACGAAATGTAATTGCCGAGCAAGTAAATTTATCCCTTCCATCGTTAAGTGAAAGATTAAAAAAATTAGAAGAAAAAGGAATTATTGAAGGTTATTACGCAAAATTGAACAAAAAGCAATTTGGGTTTGATTTAATGGCGTTTATAACTGTTTACATGAAATCTTCGAAGAAATTTCACGATTTGGAAGAACATGTTTCTCAAACACCAGAAATTTTGGAATGTCATGCAATTTTGGGAGAAGGTTCTCACTTATTAAAAGTAATTCTAAAAGGAACGGATGATTTAGAAAGATTGCTTGCTCAAATTCAATCATGGCCAGGAGTTGTAAGAACAGTAACAAGTTTTGTATTATCAACTGTAAAAGAAACCACAATAATAAACATTTAA
- a CDS encoding glutamine synthetase beta-grasp domain-containing protein gives MAKSRLEYIWLDGYQPTQKMRSKTKIVDNFDGTAEGAPLWAFDGSSTMQAPGGSSDLLLKPVRVFIDPARANAYLVIAEVLNPDKTPHPTNGRATINDDDHDFWFGFEQEYVLWDLDHHTPYGFPAPGYFPPPQGPFYCSVGAEYNVGRDIVEEHVDLCISAGINIEGINAEVMKGQWEYQIFAKGAKEAGDQLWAARYLMERIGEAHNIRINLDPKPVTGDWNGSGMHTNFSNSTLRTCGSKETYAKICEAFGSQEAIERHIAVYGADNHLRLTGRHETQSIDKFSYGVSDRGASIRIPIGTVESGYKGWLEDRRPASNADPYKVSAEIINTVKGVKL, from the coding sequence ATGGCTAAATCGAGGTTAGAGTACATTTGGCTAGATGGTTATCAGCCAACACAAAAAATGAGAAGTAAAACCAAAATTGTAGATAATTTTGATGGAACTGCTGAAGGAGCACCACTTTGGGCTTTTGATGGTTCATCTACAATGCAAGCGCCGGGTGGTTCATCAGATTTATTATTAAAACCCGTTCGCGTTTTTATTGATCCGGCAAGAGCAAATGCATATTTAGTTATTGCCGAAGTTTTAAATCCGGATAAAACACCGCATCCGACAAATGGAAGAGCAACAATTAATGATGATGATCATGATTTCTGGTTTGGATTTGAGCAAGAATATGTTCTTTGGGATTTGGATCACCATACACCTTATGGTTTTCCGGCGCCAGGATATTTTCCTCCTCCGCAAGGACCATTCTATTGTTCAGTCGGTGCAGAATATAATGTTGGTCGCGATATAGTTGAAGAACATGTTGATCTTTGCATTTCTGCCGGAATTAATATTGAAGGAATAAATGCAGAAGTTATGAAAGGTCAATGGGAATATCAAATTTTTGCAAAAGGTGCTAAAGAAGCTGGTGATCAGCTTTGGGCTGCAAGATATTTAATGGAAAGAATTGGTGAAGCTCATAATATTAGAATTAACTTAGATCCCAAACCAGTTACCGGGGATTGGAATGGTTCCGGAATGCACACAAATTTTTCTAACTCAACTTTAAGAACTTGCGGAAGTAAAGAAACATACGCAAAAATATGTGAAGCATTTGGAAGTCAAGAAGCAATTGAAAGACATATTGCAGTTTATGGTGCAGATAATCATTTACGCTTAACCGGAAGACACGAAACTCAATCAATTGATAAATTTAGCTACGGAGTTTCCGATCGCGGTGCATCAATTAGAATTCCAATTGGAACGGTAGAATCCGGTTATAAAGGTTGGTTAGAAGATAGAAGACCAGCTTCCAATGCAGATCCATACAAAGTTTCTGCGGAAATTATTAATACAGTTAAAGGCGTTAAATTATAA
- a CDS encoding TerC family protein has translation MLEWIFAPEAWIALLTLTALEIVLGIDNIIFISILVGRLPDKERNKARTIGLALAMITRILLLLSITWVMGLTKSLFTIYEYDISGRDIILIIGGLFLLAKSTHEIHNSLEGATEHHSNKAVSSFFSIIIQIAILDIVFSLDSVITAVGLAEHVEVMILAIIIAVIIMMVSAKSLGDFVDSHPTIKMLALSFLILVGVSLVGEGFDFHIPKGYIYFSMAFSVGVEMLNLRMKKNSERKVKLHKNIVS, from the coding sequence ATGCTTGAATGGATATTTGCACCAGAAGCGTGGATTGCTTTGTTAACACTTACCGCTTTGGAAATTGTTTTAGGAATTGATAATATAATTTTTATATCAATTCTTGTTGGAAGATTGCCGGATAAAGAAAGAAACAAAGCAAGAACTATAGGATTAGCTTTGGCAATGATAACCCGTATTTTACTGCTTCTTTCAATTACTTGGGTTATGGGTTTAACAAAATCTTTATTTACAATTTATGAATACGATATTTCCGGAAGAGATATAATTCTAATTATTGGCGGATTATTTTTACTGGCAAAAAGCACTCATGAAATTCATAATAGTTTGGAAGGTGCCACCGAACATCATAGCAATAAAGCAGTTTCAAGTTTTTTTAGTATAATTATTCAAATTGCAATTTTGGATATAGTTTTTTCTTTGGATTCTGTAATAACAGCAGTTGGATTGGCTGAACATGTTGAAGTAATGATTTTAGCAATAATTATTGCAGTAATAATTATGATGGTTTCCGCAAAATCACTTGGTGATTTTGTCGATTCTCATCCAACAATTAAAATGCTGGCTTTAAGTTTTCTAATTTTGGTTGGAGTTTCACTTGTTGGCGAAGGTTTTGATTTTCATATTCCCAAAGGATACATTTATTTTTCAATGGCGTTTTCGGTCGGAGTAGAAATGTTGAATTTAAGAATGAAGAAAAATTCAGAAAGAAAAGTGAAATTGCATAAAAATATTGTTTCGTAA
- the rfbA gene encoding glucose-1-phosphate thymidylyltransferase RfbA: MKGIILAGGAGTRLFPITKVYSKQLALLYDKPLIYYPLSILMLGGIRDILIISDENTIPHYQKLFDNGNFIGMNISYAVQNAPNGIAESFIIGDKFIGADSVTLILGDNIFYGKLDFLYKALENHKTGSTIFAYQVNDPERYGIIEFDKNGKAISIEEKPKLPKSDYAIPGLYIYDNKVIDISKNLNPSKRGELEITDVNKVYLDNEELDVVKIGRGVAWLDTGTPEALLQASNFFGVIEDRQGLKVACIEEIAFKKNFISKNELVDLINSYPNSSYKEYLTKFLKSLD; the protein is encoded by the coding sequence ATGAAAGGAATAATACTTGCCGGCGGTGCTGGTACGCGTTTGTTTCCAATAACAAAAGTTTACAGCAAACAATTGGCATTGTTATATGATAAACCTCTAATTTATTATCCGCTTTCAATTTTAATGCTTGGCGGAATTAGAGATATTTTAATAATTTCGGATGAAAATACAATTCCGCATTATCAAAAATTATTTGATAATGGAAATTTTATTGGAATGAATATAAGTTATGCAGTTCAAAATGCTCCAAACGGAATTGCCGAATCTTTTATAATTGGTGATAAATTTATCGGCGCTGATAGTGTAACTCTAATTTTAGGTGATAATATTTTTTATGGAAAATTAGATTTCCTCTATAAGGCTTTAGAAAATCATAAAACCGGAAGTACAATTTTTGCATACCAAGTTAATGATCCCGAGAGATACGGAATTATAGAATTTGATAAAAATGGTAAAGCAATTTCAATTGAAGAAAAACCAAAATTGCCAAAATCTGATTATGCAATTCCAGGTTTATATATTTACGATAATAAAGTAATTGATATTTCGAAAAATCTAAATCCATCCAAACGCGGAGAATTAGAAATTACAGATGTAAATAAAGTTTATTTAGATAATGAAGAATTGGATGTTGTAAAAATTGGTCGCGGTGTTGCCTGGCTTGATACCGGAACACCGGAAGCACTTTTGCAAGCTTCAAATTTTTTTGGTGTAATTGAAGATAGACAAGGTTTAAAAGTTGCGTGCATTGAAGAAATTGCATTTAAGAAAAATTTTATTTCTAAAAATGAATTAGTTGATTTGATTAATTCTTACCCAAATTCCAGTTACAAAGAATATCTTACAAAATTTTTAAAATCATTAGATTAG
- a CDS encoding discoidin domain-containing protein, translating into MSAIFNNLYRLVFIISLFLLTVINAQPIYKMTIQDLTVISDSSIGASVYIENVGEAFELTSYQCALSINQSIDLASLKLSYVEGSSELLNSPDLYVGVENIDGTTELTFVSFIGNDIITKKTLVGKFELAGKIDLSKINLLGIKWDFEGTVSTIITGKNFENITNPESHVSIFTVIEGNEEEEEEEKEDKLEIKEVYASSTTDTNTTATGVVDGKGYDDGEEYARWATQTIPSSLVFDLGEKKVIKKTRFSFYYFNKGRTYQYNVKVSEDKENWTEVLSGIESDSTEWSEAIISDGVEGRYVELEIVGTTNNPGKWSNVWEAEIYGISSTSDVKEETTDEETIPSEYGISQNYPNPFNPSTKVEIKMKESGNARLEVYNILGEKVLAVVDQELNAGIHEISIDGSKLASGTYIYKLDINNDFSQIKKMNLIK; encoded by the coding sequence ATGTCAGCAATATTTAACAATTTATATAGATTAGTTTTCATTATTTCATTATTCCTTTTAACAGTAATAAACGCTCAGCCAATTTACAAGATGACGATCCAAGATTTAACAGTAATAAGCGATAGCAGTATAGGAGCGAGTGTATATATAGAGAATGTAGGAGAAGCCTTTGAGTTAACAAGCTATCAATGTGCGCTTAGTATAAATCAAAGTATAGATTTGGCAAGTCTGAAATTAAGTTATGTGGAAGGAAGTTCAGAACTGCTGAATTCACCAGATTTGTACGTAGGAGTAGAAAACATAGACGGAACCACAGAACTAACATTTGTCTCGTTTATAGGAAATGATATAATCACAAAGAAAACATTAGTCGGGAAGTTTGAACTTGCGGGAAAAATAGACTTAAGTAAGATAAACTTATTAGGGATAAAGTGGGATTTTGAGGGAACGGTAAGCACGATAATAACGGGGAAGAATTTTGAGAACATCACAAATCCGGAAAGTCATGTAAGTATATTTACAGTTATAGAAGGAAATGAAGAAGAGGAAGAAGAAGAAAAGGAAGATAAATTAGAGATAAAGGAAGTATATGCAAGTTCAACAACAGATACCAACACAACGGCAACGGGTGTGGTAGATGGGAAAGGATATGATGATGGAGAAGAATATGCAAGATGGGCAACACAAACAATACCATCATCATTAGTATTTGATTTGGGAGAGAAGAAAGTAATAAAGAAGACAAGATTTTCATTTTATTATTTTAACAAAGGAAGAACGTATCAGTATAATGTAAAAGTATCAGAGGATAAGGAAAATTGGACCGAGGTATTAAGTGGAATAGAATCAGATAGTACGGAATGGAGTGAAGCAATAATAAGTGATGGAGTAGAAGGAAGATATGTAGAGTTAGAGATAGTTGGCACAACGAATAATCCGGGTAAATGGTCAAATGTATGGGAAGCAGAGATTTATGGAATAAGTTCTACATCTGATGTAAAAGAAGAAACAACAGATGAAGAAACCATACCGAGTGAATATGGAATAAGTCAGAATTATCCAAATCCGTTTAACCCGAGTACAAAAGTAGAGATAAAGATGAAAGAGAGCGGAAATGCAAGATTGGAAGTATATAACATATTGGGAGAAAAAGTATTGGCAGTAGTAGACCAAGAACTAAATGCCGGAATACATGAAATTAGTATAGATGGTTCAAAGCTTGCAAGCGGTACTTACATCTATAAACTTGATATCAACAATGATTTCTCTCAAATCAAAAAAATGAACCTGATTAAATAA
- a CDS encoding N-acetylmuramoyl-L-alanine amidase, translated as MINKKVNIFLIFLLLQFSDFGFASDLSIKIGKYERKIPSVEIRGIQYVSSKSIAEAFSANFFFNETHQKFEIKFKDYKLKFTINNQFVILTSKKSNQHQVFQMPVSARIENSEIVIPIKYALKYLSYGSGMELVYNENSNLVSVKNENIDTKNLVNWNENLIDVTNVKYDIFSAKIENKANGTLLRLGTKRAIREPASSIKDNKLYLFFSNITIDNSLASNFKSSGLISDLQIKYVNGNPQLELELKGGFDNYEVFYDEEINEVLVSIHNKYLKTENVNLDSDEIKKWKFDVIVIDPGHGGKDPGAIGINGLKEKDVNLAIAKELGELIKNNLQDVKVVYTRNTDQFVELYKRGKIANENKGNLFISIHCNSTPKKPTNASGIEAYLLRPGRTKEAIDIAAFENSVISLEDDPNRYQKLTDENFILVSMAHASNMRYSESFADMLNTEWKNQIKIPTRGIKQAGFLVLVGASMPSVLVETGFISNKNDAKYLGSKSGQKEIASSIFDAISKYKKYYENSIINEISKQGK; from the coding sequence GTGATTAACAAAAAAGTAAATATTTTTTTAATCTTTTTATTATTGCAATTTTCAGATTTTGGATTTGCATCAGATTTATCAATAAAAATTGGTAAATACGAAAGAAAAATTCCATCCGTTGAAATTAGAGGAATTCAGTACGTTTCATCCAAATCAATAGCTGAAGCATTTTCAGCAAATTTCTTTTTCAATGAAACACATCAAAAATTTGAAATTAAGTTTAAAGATTACAAATTAAAATTTACGATAAATAATCAATTTGTAATTTTAACTTCCAAAAAAAGTAATCAGCATCAAGTATTTCAAATGCCGGTTTCTGCAAGAATTGAAAATTCCGAAATTGTAATTCCCATAAAATATGCTTTGAAATATTTGAGTTACGGCTCGGGAATGGAATTGGTATATAATGAAAACTCAAATTTAGTATCGGTAAAAAACGAAAATATTGATACAAAAAATCTTGTAAACTGGAATGAAAATTTAATTGATGTAACAAATGTAAAGTATGATATTTTTTCAGCAAAAATTGAAAACAAAGCAAACGGAACTTTATTAAGGTTAGGAACAAAAAGAGCAATCAGAGAACCGGCAAGTTCAATTAAAGACAATAAACTATATTTATTTTTTTCAAATATTACTATTGATAATAGTTTAGCTAGTAATTTTAAATCTTCCGGATTGATAAGCGATTTGCAGATAAAATATGTAAATGGAAATCCGCAATTAGAATTAGAATTGAAAGGAGGATTTGATAATTATGAAGTATTTTATGATGAAGAAATTAATGAAGTATTGGTTTCAATACATAATAAATATCTAAAAACAGAAAATGTAAATTTAGATTCTGATGAAATTAAAAAATGGAAATTTGATGTAATTGTAATAGATCCGGGTCATGGCGGAAAAGATCCCGGCGCAATTGGAATAAATGGCTTAAAAGAGAAAGATGTAAATTTAGCTATTGCGAAAGAATTAGGTGAATTAATAAAAAATAATTTACAAGATGTAAAAGTTGTTTACACAAGAAACACAGACCAGTTTGTTGAATTATATAAACGAGGAAAAATTGCAAACGAAAATAAAGGAAATTTATTTATTTCAATTCATTGCAATTCAACTCCTAAAAAACCAACAAATGCAAGCGGAATAGAAGCTTATTTATTAAGACCCGGAAGAACAAAAGAAGCAATAGATATAGCTGCATTTGAAAATAGTGTAATTAGTTTGGAAGATGATCCTAATAGATATCAAAAACTAACAGACGAAAATTTTATTTTGGTAAGTATGGCGCATGCATCAAATATGAGATATTCGGAATCATTTGCGGATATGTTAAATACAGAATGGAAAAATCAAATTAAAATTCCAACTCGCGGAATAAAACAAGCCGGATTTTTAGTTCTTGTTGGCGCTTCAATGCCAAGTGTTCTTGTAGAAACCGGATTTATTTCAAATAAAAATGATGCAAAATATTTAGGAAGTAAATCTGGACAAAAAGAAATTGCTTCATCAATTTTTGATGCAATATCCAAGTATAAAAAATATTATGAAAATTCAATTATTAACGAAATAAGTAAGCAAGGTAAATAA
- a CDS encoding isoprenylcysteine carboxylmethyltransferase family protein — translation MDPINIIVAINLFVSMSANMAAAKKGMKSKLSNVVERPKTYLQKYPPNVSAGILILAIAAVFNLGTFQNEIKEEFYTIRIIGLIFFIIFSWVQVGSFKSLGEFYAQDILIFKNHNLITNGFYKYIRHPQYLSQILSDLGVGIAIMGYLIIPMVFLIELPLFILRAIFEDKLLEKHFKEKFVNYKKKSGFIIPFIG, via the coding sequence ATGGATCCAATTAATATTATTGTTGCAATAAACCTTTTTGTTTCAATGAGCGCAAATATGGCGGCGGCAAAAAAGGGAATGAAATCGAAACTTTCGAATGTTGTAGAACGACCAAAAACTTATCTTCAAAAATATCCGCCAAATGTTTCGGCGGGAATTTTGATTTTAGCTATTGCCGCAGTTTTTAATTTAGGAACTTTTCAGAATGAAATTAAAGAAGAATTTTATACTATTAGAATTATTGGCTTAATATTTTTCATAATATTTTCTTGGGTTCAAGTGGGAAGTTTCAAATCGTTAGGCGAATTTTATGCTCAAGATATTTTGATATTTAAAAATCATAATTTAATTACAAACGGATTTTATAAATACATCAGACATCCGCAATATTTGAGTCAAATTTTAAGCGATTTAGGCGTTGGAATTGCAATAATGGGATATTTAATAATTCCGATGGTATTTCTTATTGAACTTCCGTTATTTATTTTGCGCGCAATTTTTGAAGATAAATTACTTGAGAAACATTTTAAAGAAAAGTTTGTAAACTATAAGAAAAAATCCGGATTTATAATTCCATTTATAGGTTGA
- a CDS encoding asparagine synthetase B: protein MKKIIIILLTLQSIFAQSKILIPMDLTQTDHLKAYGITFNALKKNLKADWLLNYKGGSFVIDYSEKIVLDCQIRNITYQVLDISSVADIYSFVQSNDQNMDVVRLEKAPEIAVYVPPGFQPWDDAVTLALEYAEVKYDKIWIEEILTGKLENYDWLHLHHEDFTGQFGKFYSSYAGARWYQENQHIYENEAKKLGYHKVSEMEKDVVKTIKNYIGQGGFLFAMCSATDSYDIALAAENVDIVDKMYDGDAPDPNAQSKLNFANTLAFENFKLEMNPMIYEYSDIDIDIIEIGNERNDYFTLFDFSAKFDPVPTMLTQNHVNVINGFMGQTTMFHKKFIKSSVTILGERANTDQVRYIHGKFGRGTFTFYGGHDPEDYRHAVNDPQTELSLYKNSPGYRLILNNILFPAAKKKVQKT, encoded by the coding sequence ATGAAAAAAATAATAATTATACTTCTCACACTTCAATCAATTTTTGCGCAATCCAAAATTTTAATTCCAATGGATTTAACACAGACGGATCACCTTAAAGCATACGGAATTACTTTTAATGCTTTGAAGAAAAATCTTAAAGCCGATTGGTTGCTAAATTATAAAGGCGGGTCGTTCGTAATTGATTATTCAGAAAAAATTGTGCTTGATTGCCAAATTAGAAATATAACTTATCAAGTTTTAGATATTAGCTCAGTTGCAGATATTTATTCTTTTGTGCAAAGCAATGATCAAAATATGGATGTTGTGCGATTAGAAAAAGCTCCCGAAATTGCAGTTTATGTTCCGCCGGGATTTCAGCCATGGGATGATGCCGTAACTTTAGCTTTGGAATATGCCGAAGTTAAATATGATAAAATTTGGATTGAAGAAATTCTTACCGGAAAATTGGAAAATTATGATTGGCTTCATCTTCACCATGAAGATTTTACGGGACAGTTTGGAAAATTTTATTCAAGTTATGCCGGCGCAAGATGGTATCAAGAAAATCAGCATATTTATGAAAATGAAGCAAAAAAATTAGGCTACCATAAAGTTTCAGAAATGGAAAAAGACGTTGTAAAAACTATAAAAAATTATATTGGTCAAGGCGGATTTTTATTTGCAATGTGTTCCGCTACAGATAGTTATGATATTGCTCTTGCTGCTGAAAATGTTGACATTGTTGATAAAATGTATGACGGCGATGCGCCGGATCCAAATGCACAAAGTAAATTAAATTTTGCAAATACTCTTGCTTTCGAAAATTTTAAGCTGGAAATGAATCCGATGATTTATGAATACAGTGATATTGATATTGATATTATTGAAATTGGAAATGAACGAAATGATTATTTCACACTATTTGATTTTTCGGCAAAGTTTGATCCGGTTCCGACAATGTTAACGCAGAATCATGTAAATGTAATAAATGGTTTTATGGGACAAACAACAATGTTTCACAAAAAATTTATAAAAAGTTCTGTAACAATTTTAGGTGAGAGGGCAAATACAGATCAAGTAAGATATATTCACGGAAAATTTGGTAGAGGAACTTTTACTTTTTACGGAGGTCACGATCCCGAAGATTACCGTCATGCAGTAAACGATCCTCAAACAGAATTAAGTTTGTATAAAAATTCTCCCGGTTATAGATTAATTCTTAATAATATTCTTTTCCCCGCTGCAAAAAAGAAAGTTCAAAAAACTTAA
- a CDS encoding S9 family peptidase, which yields MEFASGRLGKIEWFENGDSYTTLEWKGKGQQLVKYDVATGDTTVIVKSEKLIPQNFNEPLRIHDYSFSDDLKLLLIFTNTKRVWRTNTRGDYWVLNLENWNLKKIGGNAKPSSLMFATFSPDKKFIAYVSENNLYVENLEDEKIIQLTNDGSATIINGTFDWVYEEELGLKNGFRWSPDSKQIAYWQLDASGIGVFNMINYTDSVYSKIIPVQYPKAGTQNSACKVGVVDISNQKTKWINIPGDPRNNYIARMNWAESSSELLIQQLNRLQNHNYIYLANFKTGEAKNIYTEIDESAWVEVVDDIKWFDNGKYFTWLSDQNGWNQIYLISRDGSEIKNNTNENFDVIEISGIDQKNNFVYYTASPNNSTQKYLYKKSIFGNEKSELITAIENTGTNTYNISPNYKWAIHNFSTINDPGKTELISLPNHKIVRILQDNDELRKNLEKLNISPAEFFTVEIDNTYSLDGYKILPQDFDENKKYPVLFYIYGEPGSQTVLDKWGRMNIWHHMLAQNGFIIISIDNRGTPAPKGKEFRKCIYGKIGVVSSYDQAKAAEQILNWKFVDQEKIGIWGWSGGGSMTLNMLFRYPKIYKFGVAVAPVTDLKLYDTIYEERYMGLPTTNAEAYKNGSPITFANQLEGKLLLIHGTGDDNVHFQNSEMLVNELVKHNKLFSYFPYPNRSHGIYEGENTTLHLFRTITNFILENK from the coding sequence ATGGAATTTGCTTCCGGCAGATTAGGAAAAATTGAATGGTTTGAAAATGGCGATAGTTACACAACGCTTGAATGGAAAGGGAAAGGACAGCAATTAGTTAAATACGATGTTGCAACCGGTGATACAACAGTTATTGTAAAAAGTGAAAAATTAATTCCGCAAAATTTTAATGAACCTTTAAGAATTCACGATTATTCATTTTCTGATGATTTAAAACTCCTTTTGATTTTTACAAATACAAAAAGAGTTTGGAGAACAAACACTCGCGGCGATTATTGGGTATTGAATTTAGAAAATTGGAACTTGAAAAAAATCGGCGGTAATGCAAAACCATCATCATTAATGTTTGCAACTTTTTCTCCGGATAAAAAATTTATTGCATACGTTAGTGAAAATAATCTCTATGTCGAAAATTTGGAAGATGAAAAAATAATTCAACTTACGAATGATGGCTCTGCTACAATTATAAATGGAACTTTTGATTGGGTTTATGAAGAAGAACTTGGATTGAAAAATGGATTTCGTTGGAGCCCGGATAGTAAGCAAATTGCATATTGGCAGTTGGATGCTTCCGGCATTGGTGTTTTCAATATGATCAATTATACAGATTCAGTTTACTCAAAAATAATTCCGGTACAATATCCAAAAGCTGGAACACAAAATTCAGCGTGCAAAGTTGGTGTAGTTGATATTTCAAATCAGAAAACAAAATGGATTAATATTCCCGGCGATCCGAGAAATAATTACATTGCAAGAATGAATTGGGCGGAATCTTCTTCGGAATTATTAATTCAACAATTAAATAGACTGCAGAATCACAATTATATTTATTTAGCAAATTTTAAAACCGGTGAAGCAAAGAATATATATACGGAGATTGATGAATCTGCTTGGGTGGAAGTTGTTGATGATATCAAATGGTTTGATAATGGAAAATATTTTACTTGGCTCAGCGATCAAAACGGATGGAACCAAATTTATTTAATTTCGCGAGATGGAAGCGAAATCAAAAATAACACAAATGAAAATTTTGATGTAATTGAAATTTCCGGAATTGATCAAAAAAATAATTTTGTTTACTACACAGCTTCTCCGAATAATTCAACGCAAAAATACCTTTACAAAAAATCAATTTTCGGAAATGAAAAATCAGAATTAATTACTGCGATAGAAAATACCGGAACAAACACATACAATATTTCGCCGAATTATAAATGGGCAATTCATAATTTTTCAACAATTAATGATCCGGGAAAAACGGAATTAATAAGTTTACCCAATCACAAAATTGTTAGAATTTTACAAGATAATGATGAGCTTAGAAAAAATTTAGAAAAATTAAATATTAGCCCGGCAGAGTTTTTTACCGTAGAAATTGATAACACATATTCTTTGGATGGTTATAAAATTCTTCCGCAGGATTTTGATGAAAACAAAAAATATCCGGTTTTATTTTATATTTATGGAGAACCCGGAAGTCAAACAGTTTTAGATAAATGGGGACGCATGAATATTTGGCATCATATGTTAGCCCAAAATGGATTTATAATTATCAGTATAGATAACAGAGGAACGCCGGCTCCGAAAGGGAAGGAATTTAGAAAATGTATTTACGGAAAAATTGGAGTGGTTTCATCTTACGATCAAGCAAAAGCTGCCGAACAAATTTTAAATTGGAAATTTGTTGATCAAGAAAAAATTGGAATTTGGGGATGGAGCGGCGGCGGATCAATGACATTAAATATGCTTTTCAGATATCCTAAAATTTATAAATTCGGAGTTGCCGTTGCTCCTGTTACGGATTTAAAACTTTACGATACAATTTATGAAGAAAGATATATGGGATTGCCTACAACCAATGCTGAAGCCTATAAGAACGGATCGCCGATAACTTTTGCAAATCAGCTTGAAGGAAAACTTCTTTTAATTCACGGAACCGGCGATGATAATGTTCATTTTCAAAATAGTGAAATGTTGGTAAATGAATTAGTTAAACACAATAAATTATTTTCGTATTTTCCTTACCCAAATAGATCACACGGAATTTATGAAGGTGAAAATACAACTCTACACTTATTTAGAACAATTACAAATTTTATTTTAGAGAATAAATAA